One genomic region from Acidobacteriota bacterium encodes:
- a CDS encoding amidohydrolase family protein, which produces MPKRSLPFLLFVCVAAGLLAAPAPQPSARNARVKALVGGTLIDGFGSHPLRNSVIVIEGERIARVGQVGSLAVPHGADLVSTEGMTVLPGLWDMHVHTMLAGHSDYAHWDKTYPAQFESVIMPAAARQLLMAGVTSARDLGAPLEASINVRDRINRGEIAGATLYVSGPFIQHEPYPGTEAFRWGVSGAADAREKVERLARAGVDVIKLIDQDQMTMEEVRTVVEQAHSHRLPVVAHSHRPEEIRRGLQAGVDNFEHTGLSSAPEYPDDVMAMVRERTAQMSLGPLWWTPTVEGLLNYEYLRDNPEFMDDPAWHEGLPPAIVEDVRKSLEHPDRLPYYQLTPARRPTLKRKFQQLREAGVVQLVGTDSGIPMQFHTQSTWREIDAWVNAMGVPPIEAIRAATYWPSVAMRKASEVGTVTPGKYADIIAVRGDVLRDVTLLQRVDVVVKRGVRYR; this is translated from the coding sequence ATGCCCAAACGTTCTCTCCCATTCCTTCTGTTCGTGTGCGTGGCGGCTGGCCTCCTCGCCGCCCCGGCGCCCCAGCCGTCCGCCCGCAACGCGCGCGTCAAGGCACTGGTCGGCGGAACGCTGATCGACGGCTTCGGCAGCCACCCGCTTCGCAACAGCGTCATCGTCATCGAAGGCGAGCGCATCGCGCGCGTCGGGCAGGTCGGCTCTCTCGCCGTTCCGCACGGGGCTGACCTCGTCTCCACCGAGGGGATGACCGTGCTGCCCGGGCTCTGGGACATGCACGTGCACACCATGCTCGCCGGGCACTCCGACTACGCGCACTGGGACAAGACGTATCCCGCGCAGTTCGAGTCGGTGATCATGCCGGCGGCGGCAAGACAGCTCCTGATGGCGGGCGTGACGAGCGCGCGCGATCTCGGCGCGCCGCTCGAGGCCAGCATCAACGTCCGCGACCGCATCAACCGGGGCGAGATTGCCGGCGCCACGCTGTACGTGTCCGGACCGTTCATCCAGCACGAGCCGTATCCCGGGACGGAAGCGTTCCGCTGGGGCGTGTCCGGCGCCGCCGACGCGCGCGAGAAGGTGGAGCGGCTCGCCCGGGCGGGCGTGGACGTGATCAAGCTGATCGATCAGGACCAGATGACGATGGAGGAGGTGCGGACCGTGGTCGAGCAGGCGCACAGCCACCGGCTGCCGGTCGTCGCGCACTCGCACCGGCCGGAGGAGATCCGGCGCGGCCTCCAGGCGGGCGTGGATAACTTCGAGCACACCGGTCTCTCGAGCGCGCCCGAGTATCCGGACGACGTGATGGCGATGGTGCGCGAGCGCACGGCGCAGATGAGCCTGGGGCCGTTGTGGTGGACGCCGACCGTCGAGGGGCTCCTCAACTACGAGTACCTGCGCGACAACCCGGAGTTCATGGACGATCCGGCGTGGCACGAGGGGCTGCCCCCCGCGATCGTCGAGGACGTGCGGAAGTCGCTCGAGCACCCCGATCGGCTTCCTTATTATCAGCTCACGCCCGCGCGCCGGCCGACGCTGAAGCGCAAGTTCCAGCAGCTGCGCGAAGCGGGCGTCGTGCAGCTCGTGGGCACCGACAGCGGCATCCCGATGCAGTTCCACACGCAGAGCACGTGGCGCGAGATCGACGCGTGGGTGAACGCGATGGGCGTGCCGCCGATCGAAGCGATCCGCGCGGCCACGTACTGGCCGTCGGTGGCGATGAGGAAGGCCTCCGAGGTGGGCACCGTCACGCCCGGCAAGTACGCGGACATCATCGCCGTGCGCGGCGACGTGCTGCGGGACGTCACGCTCCTGCAGCGCGTGGACGTCGTCGTCAAGCGCGGGGTGCGGTACCGGTAG
- a CDS encoding methyltransferase domain-containing protein → MAARRAPSILIAILLGAALTGAASGVREIPYTDAKPILEALRRDVLPADLGATPAAARESTWAAWVSRRDSAIRARLARGDEDSIVNLLLYGTSFTTRPRATERDLSAIALARGDVRPVVSSRVEDFVAALRAPGTNERVQFAREVVEARGMNPDSAAGREQIRRFLYDSLTRVAGEVAGFTRAQPSLSTAARAGAALRERSTMFRDRGLSSDTSIYVNLGLDQALAAITSKSLLAPGGVRRVGIVGPGLDFTDKHDGYDFYPEQSIQPFAVADSLLRLGLAAPGLRVTTFDVSRRINRHLAAARQRAPAGRRYVLHVPRDMDLPWSTTLVNYWERFGDRVGEPAKPLAAPPGVGHVQVRAVSVRPEIVRSLDPHDLNIVLQRLEPLAVDERFDLIIATDVLVYYDVFEQSLALANIARMLRPGGLFLSNTIVFELPAVPLESIAYTDVIYMRLPDGSERGDRIVWYRRQ, encoded by the coding sequence ATGGCCGCGCGCCGGGCGCCGTCGATCCTGATCGCGATTCTGCTCGGGGCCGCGCTGACCGGCGCCGCCAGCGGCGTCCGCGAGATTCCATACACCGACGCCAAACCGATCCTCGAGGCGTTGCGCAGGGACGTGCTGCCCGCCGATCTCGGCGCGACGCCGGCGGCCGCGCGCGAATCGACGTGGGCGGCGTGGGTCTCGCGGCGCGACTCGGCGATCCGCGCCAGGCTCGCGCGCGGCGACGAAGACTCGATCGTCAACCTGCTGCTCTACGGCACGAGCTTCACGACCCGGCCGCGCGCGACCGAACGCGACCTGTCGGCGATCGCCCTCGCGCGCGGCGACGTGCGACCGGTGGTGTCCTCGCGCGTGGAAGACTTCGTGGCCGCCCTGCGCGCCCCCGGGACGAACGAGCGAGTGCAGTTCGCGCGGGAAGTCGTCGAAGCGAGAGGGATGAACCCGGACAGCGCCGCGGGGAGGGAACAGATACGCCGCTTCCTGTACGACAGCCTCACGCGCGTGGCCGGCGAGGTTGCCGGCTTCACCCGGGCCCAGCCGTCGCTGTCCACCGCGGCTCGTGCGGGCGCGGCATTGCGCGAGCGCTCCACGATGTTTCGCGATCGCGGCCTGTCGTCGGACACGTCGATATACGTCAACCTCGGCCTCGACCAGGCGCTTGCAGCCATCACGTCAAAGAGCCTGTTGGCCCCCGGCGGCGTCCGGCGCGTCGGCATCGTCGGACCGGGCCTGGATTTCACCGACAAGCACGACGGCTACGACTTCTACCCGGAACAGAGCATCCAGCCCTTCGCGGTCGCCGATTCCCTGCTGCGCCTCGGCCTGGCGGCGCCCGGACTGCGCGTGACGACCTTCGACGTGAGCCGGCGGATCAACCGGCACCTGGCCGCCGCCCGCCAACGCGCGCCGGCGGGCCGGCGCTACGTGCTGCATGTGCCGCGCGACATGGACCTGCCCTGGAGCACGACCCTGGTGAACTACTGGGAACGTTTCGGCGATCGGGTTGGCGAGCCGGCGAAGCCTCTCGCCGCGCCGCCGGGGGTGGGACACGTACAGGTCCGCGCCGTCAGTGTTCGCCCCGAGATCGTGCGGTCCCTCGACCCACACGATCTGAACATCGTCTTGCAGCGGCTGGAGCCCCTGGCGGTTGACGAACGCTTCGATCTCATCATCGCAACCGACGTGCTCGTGTACTACGACGTGTTCGAACAGTCGCTGGCGCTCGCCAACATCGCGCGGATGCTGCGGCCTGGCGGGCTGTTCCTCTCGAACACGATTGTCTTCGAGCTGCCCGCCGTTCCGCTCGAGTCGATTGCCTACACGGACGTGATCTACATGCGCCTGCCTGACGGGAGCGAGAGAGGGGATCGGATCGTCTGGTATCGGCGCCAATGA
- a CDS encoding carbohydrate binding family 9 domain-containing protein encodes MSRSAIPGIAAAALWPVLAAAQTPAINPQAAPRPRATAVRIHTPIVVDGVLEDEAWRAVEPLSGFIQSKPQTGRPASESTEVRIVYDDQNLYIGAFCFDSEPEKLVVPSLEQDFDSVNSDIFGITLDTFLDRRNGFMFLVNPGGAMKDVQIFDDSRSENQAWEGALHVRTHRDARGWSVELAIPFTTLRFDPSVREHVWGMNLLRRIRRKNEDSFWAPLDRRHQIHRMSRAGLLDGLTDLRAGRNFWLKPYVLGGSTTGAALPPGIDRGGDFDGGLDLKYGVTPQLTLDLTLRTDFSQVEVDQEQVNLTRFSLFFPEKRDFFVENSGTFSFGDLTERNYRLGATLQDFSLFHSRRIGLTPSGQPLPILGGARLTGKAAGFQVGLLNMQTEARGSWPAENFTVLRLRRNVRGRADVGFLLTNRQKTSEGPGVAYNRSFGVDANVRFLNNLIVNTYAAATAQPGLTGDKGAGRVTVGWRDRLWNAAAFVKQVGDGFRPAMGFVRRGSMRQHYATVGIHPQPSIRFVQEVNPYVEMDYITDLNSVLETRTVNYGLDTQFLDGGSLEVEYRDAFERVFQPFRVSGNATVRAGDYDFGQLGVAYRSSAGRRFSGRAGLSTGGYFGGEKTTLNASLAWRARPQLAFDLSLDRSDITLDGRSFSTDLIGLRARASLSTVFFASGFFQYNSAADHRVLNFRLDYIHSPLSDLFVVYTERRDSSGGGVLERAFTVKLTRLLAF; translated from the coding sequence GTGTCTCGCTCGGCAATCCCGGGCATCGCCGCTGCCGCCCTGTGGCCGGTCCTCGCCGCGGCGCAGACCCCTGCCATCAACCCGCAGGCCGCGCCTCGCCCGCGGGCCACGGCGGTCCGCATCCACACCCCAATCGTCGTGGACGGTGTACTCGAAGACGAGGCGTGGCGCGCCGTCGAGCCGCTGTCAGGATTCATCCAGTCCAAACCCCAGACGGGGCGGCCGGCCAGCGAGTCCACGGAGGTCCGGATCGTCTACGACGACCAGAACCTGTACATCGGCGCCTTCTGTTTCGATTCGGAGCCGGAAAAGCTGGTGGTGCCCAGCCTCGAGCAGGACTTCGACAGCGTGAACAGCGACATCTTCGGCATCACGCTGGACACGTTCCTCGATCGACGCAACGGCTTCATGTTCCTCGTCAACCCGGGCGGGGCGATGAAGGACGTGCAGATCTTCGACGACAGCCGGTCCGAGAACCAGGCGTGGGAAGGCGCCCTGCACGTGCGCACGCATCGCGACGCCCGCGGCTGGAGCGTCGAATTGGCGATCCCGTTTACGACGCTGCGGTTCGACCCCTCGGTGCGCGAGCACGTCTGGGGCATGAATCTGCTGCGCCGCATCCGGCGGAAGAACGAGGATTCGTTCTGGGCGCCGCTGGATCGCCGGCACCAGATCCACCGCATGTCCAGGGCCGGTCTGCTCGACGGCCTCACGGACCTCAGGGCGGGCAGGAATTTCTGGCTGAAGCCGTACGTGCTGGGGGGCAGTACCACCGGCGCCGCCCTGCCGCCGGGCATCGACAGGGGCGGCGACTTTGACGGCGGCCTGGATCTCAAGTACGGCGTGACGCCCCAGTTGACGCTGGACCTCACGCTGCGGACCGACTTCTCGCAGGTCGAAGTGGACCAGGAGCAGGTGAACCTCACGCGGTTCAGCCTGTTCTTTCCGGAGAAGCGGGACTTCTTCGTCGAGAACTCGGGCACCTTTTCCTTCGGCGACCTCACGGAGCGCAACTACCGCCTGGGGGCGACGCTCCAGGATTTCTCGTTGTTCCACTCGAGGCGCATCGGCCTGACGCCCTCGGGGCAGCCGCTCCCGATTCTCGGCGGCGCGCGGCTGACCGGAAAGGCCGCGGGGTTCCAGGTCGGCCTCCTGAACATGCAGACCGAGGCGCGCGGCAGCTGGCCGGCCGAGAACTTCACGGTGCTGCGCCTGCGCCGGAACGTGCGCGGGCGGGCCGACGTCGGATTCCTGCTGACCAACCGGCAGAAGACCAGCGAGGGGCCCGGTGTCGCGTACAACCGCAGCTTCGGCGTGGACGCCAACGTGCGCTTTCTGAACAACCTGATCGTCAACACGTACGCCGCGGCGACGGCGCAGCCGGGGCTCACCGGTGATAAGGGGGCCGGGCGAGTCACCGTCGGCTGGCGCGATCGGCTGTGGAACGCGGCGGCCTTCGTCAAGCAGGTCGGCGATGGATTCCGGCCGGCGATGGGCTTCGTCCGCCGCGGATCGATGCGGCAGCACTACGCCACCGTCGGCATCCATCCACAGCCCTCCATCCGCTTCGTACAGGAGGTGAATCCGTACGTGGAGATGGACTACATCACGGACCTGAACTCCGTGCTCGAAACCCGGACGGTGAACTACGGCCTCGATACGCAGTTCCTCGATGGCGGTTCGCTGGAGGTGGAGTACCGTGACGCGTTCGAGCGCGTCTTCCAGCCGTTCCGCGTGTCGGGAAACGCCACCGTCCGGGCCGGCGACTACGATTTCGGTCAGCTTGGCGTGGCGTATCGCTCCAGCGCGGGCAGGCGGTTCTCCGGGCGCGCGGGGCTGAGCACGGGCGGCTACTTCGGCGGCGAGAAGACCACCCTCAACGCCTCCCTGGCGTGGCGCGCGCGGCCGCAGCTCGCCTTCGACCTCTCGCTCGATCGGAGCGACATCACGCTGGACGGACGATCGTTCAGTACCGATCTGATCGGCCTGCGGGCCCGGGCCAGCCTCTCCACGGTGTTCTTCGCCAGCGGGTTCTTCCAGTACAACTCGGCGGCCGATCACCGCGTCCTCAACTTCCGGCTCGATTACATCCACTCGCCGCTCAGCGACCTGTTTGTCGTCTATACCGAGCGGCGTGACTCTTCGGGCGGCGGTGTGCTGGAGCGGGCCTTCACGGTCAAGCTCACGAGGCTGCTCGCCTTCTAG